ATACTGCACCTATACAGCATATGTGACCAGCTTTCAATTCATCATAAAATTGATATGACCATTTTTCCTGTTTAGGTGCTGTCATTCCTACAAAAAGAACGTCCGGCTCAACTTCATTAACTGCATCAATCATAGCTTTATTATCCTCCTCACTAAAAACGGGTTTAAATGGCGGAGAATAGGAATATACCTGTATACCAGGATACTCTCTTTTTGCTCTTTCAGTTATTAGTTTTAATGTTTTTGGTGTGCTGCCAAGAAAGAAACACTTTCCATTAATACTATTTAATCTTTGCATCTCGTAGTGAAAAAGATCTGCACCTGCAATTTTTTTCAATTTTTCTCCTTTTAATATACGCATTGCTAAAACAACACTAATGCCATCAGGCAACAACATATCGCTGGCATATATAGCTTCGCGAAAAAAAACATCTTTTTTAAGCGTATTATAGGAATGAGCATTGAGTGTATTTATCAACTTTTTGGAAGAGTCAAGCTCAATAAGAGGACCATTATATAATTCGAAGTTACTTAGCATATTCTATTAGTATTATGTTTTATACTCTTTATTATTATATTGTTGCACTTCTAGTTCTTATCAGAACTCCATGAAAATGTGAATTTTAATGAAGCAGCACAATTATGTATCTCTTTAAACCTAATTAATCCAACATTTGGCTCACCCTCAACACCTGAAGTACCCAAATCAATAACATCATAGTCAAGCTCCTTATAGAAATTATATATCTTTGAATATAAAAGGTCCATTATTCCTAATGACCTGTTTTCCATATCATCGCCAACAAATATTCCCTGAGCTATTTTATCGTGTCCACGATAAAATACTCCCGCTCCCTTTTTCCTGCCATATATATCTTTAACCAGAAAAAAATCAACAGGAATAACTGACTTCACTTTAATAATGTCTTCCAAGCTCATATGAATTTTTCTGCCCTGTATTTCTCTGTTTCTAAAAATTATATCATATACATAGTTTATAGATTGCTCATCTGAAACTACATGGAAAGTGAGATTATTATTGATAGCTTTATTATAGTTCTGTAATACTGTGTTTTTCACCCAGGTACCATCAAACTTCTTTAAATCAATCCAATTAATTATTTCAGGAGTTGACATATTATAACCCAGTCTGTAAAAGGCATTAATAAATTTTGCATTCATATTAGTCTGATATAGATCAGGAGGAAGAGTAATTATTAATCCATCCAGATTATTGTCAGTAACATATGTTTTTAGATTCGACACAAAATTTTCCACCTCATTATACAAAAGATGCTCATGTGTATAATGAAATCCTGCAAATGGAGCTGAAAAAGGAGCACGAATTACATTATCTTTTATACCAGCAATTAGTCCTATTGAATTACATCCTTCGTTCATTAACCTTATTACCCTGTCAGCTTTACTCTTCACCAAATCTATAAAAGGCTCAGAGATATAGGGGTTTGAATCTATAGGAAAATGTCTCCTATACTTATCCTTTGACACCTCTACTAACATAATTT
This window of the Lascolabacillus massiliensis genome carries:
- a CDS encoding WecB/TagA/CpsF family glycosyltransferase codes for the protein MLSNFELYNGPLIELDSSKKLINTLNAHSYNTLKKDVFFREAIYASDMLLPDGISVVLAMRILKGEKLKKIAGADLFHYEMQRLNSINGKCFFLGSTPKTLKLITERAKREYPGIQVYSYSPPFKPVFSEEDNKAMIDAVNEVEPDVLFVGMTAPKQEKWSYQFYDELKAGHICCIGAVFDFYAGNIKRAPDWMISTGLEWLYRLLSEPRRMWRRYIIGNSLFVYEILKEKFLSSNNREAITIRNSSEMPPGTSMN